In Pseudomonas fluorescens, a genomic segment contains:
- a CDS encoding endonuclease/exonuclease/phosphatase family protein — translation MTHSELIPPTPTTTITRFRVLTVNTHKGFTALNRRFILPELREAVRSVAADIVFLQEIHGTHERHPKRYSNWPAMPQYEFLADSIWPQYAYGRNAVYPDGDHGNALLSKFQIVRYDNLDISQSGHESRGLLHCVMRLPGQEKELHAICVHLGLQEKHRQQQLRLIAERVAQIPADAPLIVAGDFNDWRLRADLRHCGLREVFTEAHGKPPRTFPARLPLLRLDRIYVRNVKAHAPQVLNSRPWSHLSDHAPLSVEIEL, via the coding sequence ATGACTCACTCGGAACTGATCCCCCCGACACCCACCACCACCATCACCCGTTTTCGCGTGCTGACGGTCAATACCCACAAGGGCTTCACCGCCCTCAACCGGCGCTTCATCCTGCCGGAATTACGCGAGGCGGTACGCAGTGTGGCGGCCGATATCGTGTTCCTGCAGGAAATCCACGGCACCCACGAACGCCACCCCAAGCGCTATAGCAACTGGCCGGCGATGCCGCAGTACGAGTTCCTCGCCGACAGCATCTGGCCGCAGTACGCCTATGGGCGCAATGCGGTGTACCCCGATGGCGATCACGGTAATGCGCTGCTGTCGAAGTTCCAGATCGTGCGCTACGACAATCTCGACATCTCCCAGAGCGGCCATGAAAGTCGCGGGCTGCTGCATTGCGTGATGCGCTTGCCCGGGCAGGAGAAGGAACTGCATGCCATTTGCGTGCACCTGGGCTTGCAGGAAAAACATCGCCAGCAGCAACTGCGCCTGATCGCCGAGCGCGTGGCGCAGATTCCCGCCGATGCACCGCTGATCGTTGCCGGCGACTTCAACGACTGGCGCCTGCGCGCCGACCTGCGCCATTGCGGCCTGCGCGAAGTGTTTACCGAGGCCCATGGCAAACCACCGCGCACCTTCCCCGCGCGCCTGCCCCTGCTGCGCCTGGATCGAATCTATGTGCGCAATGTGAAGGCGCATGCGCCCCAGGTGTTGAACAGCCGCCCCTGGTCGCATTTGTCAGACCACGCGCCCCTGTCAGTGGAGATCGAGCTATGA
- a CDS encoding lysylphosphatidylglycerol synthase domain-containing protein → MTAEANRSRFTRWKKPLTVAFFLLLIVLFTLLARRIDWSEVFQTLGDFKLRTLLIAGTLTLCSFIVYACFDLIGRTYIRQPLRWKQILPVGIISYAFNLNLSAWVGGIAMRYRLYSRLGVSTGNIAKILGLSLATNWFGYMALAGVVFSSGLVTMPPGWKLSSGALQGVGVLLVLASLGYLAACQFSTKRAWAIRGIEINLPSLRMACLQLALGALNWSLMAAVIFTLLPAKLDYPLVLGVLLISAIAGVVTHIPAGLGVLEAVFIALLQHEASRGSLLAGLIAYRAIYFILPLLIALVMYLAVEAKAKALRVKKAAA, encoded by the coding sequence ATGACCGCTGAAGCCAACCGCTCGCGTTTTACACGCTGGAAGAAGCCGCTGACTGTCGCGTTCTTCCTCTTGCTGATCGTGTTGTTCACCCTGCTCGCCCGGCGCATCGACTGGAGCGAAGTGTTCCAGACCTTGGGCGACTTCAAGCTACGCACCTTGCTGATCGCAGGCACGCTGACGTTGTGCAGTTTTATCGTGTACGCCTGCTTCGACCTGATCGGCCGCACCTACATCCGCCAGCCCCTGCGCTGGAAGCAGATCCTGCCGGTGGGGATCATCAGCTATGCGTTCAACCTCAACCTGAGTGCGTGGGTCGGTGGTATCGCCATGCGTTACCGCCTGTATTCGCGCCTGGGGGTAAGCACCGGCAATATTGCCAAGATCCTCGGCTTGAGCCTGGCGACCAATTGGTTCGGCTATATGGCACTGGCCGGCGTCGTGTTCAGCAGCGGGTTGGTGACAATGCCACCGGGCTGGAAGCTCAGCAGCGGCGCCCTGCAAGGTGTCGGAGTATTGCTGGTGCTGGCGAGCCTGGGCTACTTGGCGGCCTGCCAGTTTTCGACAAAACGCGCGTGGGCGATTCGCGGTATCGAGATCAACCTGCCGTCGCTGCGCATGGCGTGTTTGCAACTGGCGCTCGGTGCGTTGAATTGGTCATTGATGGCGGCGGTGATTTTCACCCTGCTGCCGGCGAAGCTGGACTACCCGTTGGTGCTGGGGGTGTTGCTGATCAGTGCGATTGCCGGGGTGGTGACCCATATCCCTGCCGGGCTTGGGGTGCTGGAGGCGGTGTTTATTGCGCTGTTGCAGCATGAGGCGTCGCGGGGCAGCTTGCTCGCCGGGTTGATTGCGTATCGGGCGATCTACTTTATCTTGCCGTTGCTGATTGCGCTGGTGATGTACCTCGCGGTGGAAGCCAAGGCCAAGGCGTTGCGGGTGAAGAAGGCAGCGGCTTGA
- a CDS encoding IS3 family transposase (programmed frameshift), with protein sequence MSKYTTQFKLSAITAFLERGRGFRRVAAQFQMDPTLLRRWVEAYRLHGEASLSSTGQRYSALFKFSVLRCMWDDSLSLRRAAALFNLGDSTQVGRWQQQYYSGGIEALESGKRGLSTAMPKPPAKPRKTAAPLTSPEPEHKTLLDELQYLRMENAYLKKLGELGGGDEAGERTEEKARLVSELKQHFPLRDLLKLVSLARSTYYYQLKAMGVADRLSSIKASIQTIQNEHKGRFGYRRMTLELRKERSLINGKTVRRLMGELGLKCTVRPKKYRSYKGPMGEVSPNTLARQFEAEQPNQKWVTDVTEFKVAGKKLYLSPVLDLYNGEIVAYQTAIRPQYALVGEMLEKAIEGLPEGGKPMLHSDQGWHYRYPKYRERLEKAGLEQSMSRKGNCHDNATMESFFGTLKSEFYYRESFESVEQLQAGLDEYIHYYNHKRIKVKLGGLSPVAYRTRSAVA encoded by the exons ATGAGCAAGTACACCACGCAGTTCAAGCTATCTGCCATCACCGCTTTCCTTGAGCGAGGCCGAGGGTTTCGCCGGGTCGCCGCTCAATTTCAAATGGACCCCACCTTGCTTCGTCGTTGGGTCGAGGCTTATCGATTACACGGTGAGGCCAGCTTGAGCAGTACCGGCCAGCGTTACAGTGCCTTGTTCAAGTTCTCTGTTCTACGGTGCATGTGGGATGACTCCCTTTCCTTGCGCCGCGCAGCGGCGCTTTTCAACTTGGGGGATTCCACTCAGGTGGGCAGATGGCAACAGCAGTATTACAGTGGCGGTATTGAAGCCCTGGAGTCAGGGAAAAGAGGACTGAGCACCGCTATGCCTAAACCACCTGCTAAACCACGCAAAACCGCTGCCCCACTCACCAGCCCTGAGCCTGAGCACAAGACGTTACTTGATGAGCTCCAATACCTACGGATGGAGAACGCTTATCTAAAAAAGCTTGGGGAGTTAGGC GGCGGTGATGAGGCGGGAGAAAGAACAGAAGAAAAAGCCCGATTAGTCAGTGAGCTTAAGCAACACTTTCCCTTGCGTGACTTGCTCAAGCTAGTGAGCCTTGCGCGAAGTACGTACTACTACCAACTCAAGGCGATGGGCGTTGCGGACCGACTTTCCTCGATCAAAGCTTCTATCCAGACCATCCAAAACGAGCATAAGGGCCGCTTTGGTTACCGTCGGATGACGCTAGAACTACGTAAAGAAAGATCGCTGATCAACGGTAAAACGGTACGACGACTGATGGGGGAGCTGGGTCTGAAATGCACGGTGCGGCCTAAGAAATACAGGTCGTATAAAGGGCCGATGGGCGAAGTGTCGCCCAACACCTTGGCTCGTCAGTTCGAGGCTGAGCAACCGAATCAGAAATGGGTGACGGATGTCACCGAGTTCAAAGTGGCCGGCAAAAAGCTGTACTTGTCCCCAGTTTTGGACTTGTACAACGGAGAAATCGTGGCCTATCAGACGGCAATACGTCCCCAATATGCCTTGGTGGGCGAGATGCTGGAAAAAGCTATTGAAGGCTTACCTGAGGGCGGCAAGCCAATGCTGCATTCAGATCAAGGCTGGCACTATCGATATCCAAAGTACCGGGAGAGGCTAGAAAAAGCAGGGCTGGAGCAAAGCATGTCACGCAAAGGAAACTGCCATGACAACGCCACAATGGAGAGTTTCTTCGGCACGCTGAAGTCAGAGTTCTACTATCGGGAAAGCTTTGAAAGCGTGGAGCAGTTGCAAGCGGGGCTGGATGAGTACATCCATTACTACAACCATAAGCGAATCAAAGTGAAGCTTGGCGGACTGAGCCCTGTAGCGTACAGGACCCGGTCCGCTGTAGCCTAA
- a CDS encoding DUF3299 domain-containing protein translates to MRRALFALLLLVAVPAWAEDQPRDLSWQEMIPPDAPPEIPNMKPLHDLSNMADALSVEAAPAAKQDLPNAPVVQSLDGQHIRLPGYIVPLEVSEEGRTTEFLLVPYFGACIHVPPPPSNQIVHVKSEVGVKLDELYQPYWIEGAMQVKPSSSELADAGYQMDAEKIYLYELPE, encoded by the coding sequence ATGCGTCGTGCTCTGTTTGCGTTGTTGCTGCTGGTGGCTGTGCCCGCCTGGGCGGAGGATCAGCCCAGGGATCTATCCTGGCAGGAGATGATCCCGCCGGACGCGCCGCCGGAAATCCCCAACATGAAACCGCTGCACGACCTGTCGAACATGGCCGATGCCTTGTCCGTCGAAGCGGCGCCTGCGGCCAAGCAGGACTTGCCCAATGCGCCGGTGGTGCAAAGCCTCGACGGCCAGCATATTCGCCTGCCGGGTTACATCGTGCCGTTGGAAGTCAGCGAGGAAGGCCGTACCACCGAGTTCTTGCTGGTGCCGTATTTCGGTGCGTGCATCCACGTGCCGCCGCCGCCGTCGAACCAGATCGTGCACGTGAAAAGTGAGGTTGGGGTGAAGCTCGATGAGCTGTACCAGCCGTACTGGATCGAAGGGGCGATGCAGGTCAAGCCGTCGTCCAGTGAGCTGGCGGACGCCGGCTACCAGATGGATGCCGAGAAGATTTACCTCTACGAACTGCCGGAATAA
- the clsB gene encoding cardiolipin synthase ClsB, with the protein MNSAPLEKVAVAHIATDQPPDEASARDLDYGWQSGNQIELLENGEAYFPKVFDAMRQAQREILLETFILFEDKVGHELRDILVDAARRGVKVVASLDGFGCGELSPAFLAELAEAGVIVQMFDPASKTLGIRTNWFRRLHRKIVVVDAQVGFIGGINFSADHLGDYGPEAKQDYAVQVVGPAVADLHHFALAQSGRKVRSRRGWRRRDRRPSLWTSADGDGLVRLIYRDNVQHRDDIEEAYIHALSKAQRRAVIANAYFFPGYRLLREIRNAARRGVHVQLIMQGQPDVLLAKLAARMLYDYLLKDGVVIHEYCQRPLHGKVALVDDDWSTVGSSNLDPLSLSLNLEANVLIRDRAFNQQLYERLEVLSKHHCQTMPENRTPRLWLWRLTVGFLVFHVMRHFPALTGWLPAHKPRLKPFESRAHDR; encoded by the coding sequence ATGAACAGTGCCCCACTGGAAAAAGTCGCCGTCGCCCATATCGCTACCGACCAGCCACCGGACGAAGCCTCGGCGCGGGACCTGGATTACGGCTGGCAGAGCGGCAACCAGATCGAGTTGCTGGAAAACGGCGAGGCCTACTTCCCGAAGGTGTTCGACGCCATGCGCCAGGCCCAGCGGGAAATCCTGCTGGAAACCTTCATCCTGTTCGAAGACAAGGTTGGCCATGAGCTACGGGACATCCTGGTCGATGCGGCACGGCGCGGCGTCAAAGTCGTCGCCAGCCTTGACGGGTTTGGCTGCGGCGAGCTGAGCCCGGCCTTCCTCGCCGAGTTGGCCGAAGCCGGGGTGATAGTGCAGATGTTCGACCCGGCGTCCAAGACCCTCGGCATTCGCACCAATTGGTTCCGCCGCTTGCACCGCAAGATCGTGGTGGTGGATGCGCAAGTGGGGTTTATCGGCGGGATCAACTTCTCTGCCGACCACTTGGGCGACTATGGCCCCGAGGCCAAGCAGGATTACGCGGTGCAGGTGGTCGGCCCGGCGGTCGCCGACCTGCATCACTTTGCCCTGGCCCAAAGCGGCCGAAAAGTACGCAGCCGCCGCGGCTGGCGACGCCGCGACCGGCGCCCCTCACTGTGGACCTCGGCAGACGGCGATGGCCTGGTGCGCCTGATTTATCGCGATAACGTGCAGCACCGCGATGACATCGAAGAGGCTTATATCCACGCCCTGAGTAAAGCCCAGCGCCGCGCGGTGATCGCCAATGCCTACTTCTTCCCCGGCTACCGCTTGCTGCGCGAGATCCGCAACGCCGCGCGGCGGGGCGTGCACGTGCAATTGATCATGCAGGGCCAGCCCGATGTGCTGCTGGCCAAGCTGGCGGCGCGCATGCTCTACGACTACCTGCTCAAGGATGGCGTGGTGATCCACGAGTATTGCCAGCGCCCGCTGCACGGCAAGGTGGCGCTGGTGGATGACGACTGGAGCACCGTGGGTTCCAGCAACCTGGACCCGCTGAGCCTGTCGCTGAATCTGGAAGCCAATGTGCTGATTCGCGACCGGGCATTCAACCAGCAGCTGTACGAACGCCTCGAAGTGCTCAGCAAGCACCATTGCCAGACCATGCCGGAAAACCGCACGCCGCGCCTGTGGCTCTGGCGCTTGACCGTGGGTTTCCTGGTGTTCCATGTGATGCGCCATTTCCCGGCGTTGACGGGCTGGCTGCCGGCGCACAAACCGCGTTTGAAACCCTTTGAGAGTCGGGCCCATGACCGCTGA
- a CDS encoding OmpW/AlkL family protein: protein MNNKSLLGASLFALALAAPVAHAHEAGDILVRAGAITVNPKADSGSVKVDQGPLAGTNLGGKATMDSDTQLGLNFAYMFTSHWGIELLAATPFEHDVKLKNTALSAANGKLGTLKHLPPTLSVVYYPLDSKSAFQPYVGAGINYTWIYDEHVSSGAQQAGFSNFKADNSWGWAAQIGADYMINDKWMINGQVRYIDISTTATVENNGVAPGTRAKVDVDVDPLVYMVGIGYKF from the coding sequence ATGAACAACAAGTCTCTGCTCGGCGCGTCCCTCTTCGCGCTCGCTCTCGCTGCCCCCGTAGCCCACGCTCACGAAGCGGGCGACATTCTGGTTCGCGCTGGTGCAATTACCGTGAACCCGAAGGCCGACAGCGGCAGTGTCAAGGTAGACCAGGGCCCGCTGGCCGGTACCAACCTGGGCGGCAAGGCGACCATGGACAGCGACACGCAACTGGGTCTGAACTTCGCCTATATGTTCACCAGCCACTGGGGTATCGAACTGCTGGCGGCTACCCCGTTCGAGCATGATGTGAAGCTCAAGAACACGGCTCTCAGCGCCGCCAACGGCAAACTCGGCACCCTGAAACACCTGCCGCCAACCCTGAGCGTTGTGTACTACCCGCTGGACAGCAAGTCGGCGTTCCAACCGTATGTGGGTGCCGGTATCAACTACACCTGGATCTATGACGAACACGTCAGCAGCGGCGCCCAACAAGCTGGCTTCAGCAACTTCAAGGCCGATAACTCCTGGGGCTGGGCCGCGCAAATTGGTGCCGACTACATGATCAACGATAAGTGGATGATCAACGGCCAGGTGCGCTACATCGACATCAGCACCACCGCCACCGTTGAAAACAACGGAGTGGCCCCAGGCACTCGCGCCAAGGTTGATGTCGATGTCGACCCATTGGTCTACATGGTCGGTATCGGCTACAAGTTCTAA
- a CDS encoding ABC transporter permease: MYLFRLAMASLANRRFTAILTAFAIALSVCLLLAVERVRVEARNSFASTISGTDLIVGARSGSVNLLLYSVFRIGNATNNIRWDSYEHFAANPQVKWAIPISLGDSHRGYRVMGTNESYFEHYQYGRKQNLELASGRAFATDPFEVVLGAEVADALHYKLGDKLVLAHGVAAVSLVKHDDKPFTVVGILKRTGTPVDRTLHISLGGMEAIHIDWHNGVPAQGKGRISADQARNMDLTPQAITAFMLGLNNKISTFALQREINEFRGEPMLAILPGVALQELWSMMGTAEKALFVISLFVVLTGLIGMLTAILTSLNERRREMAILRSVGARPWHIATLLIFEAFALALSGVIAGVGLLYVCIAASRGYLQANYGLDLPMSWPSEYEWTLLAGILAAALLMGSVPAWRAYRQSLADGLSIRL, from the coding sequence ATGTATTTGTTTCGTCTAGCCATGGCCAGCCTGGCTAACCGTCGCTTTACCGCGATCCTCACCGCCTTCGCCATCGCCCTGTCGGTGTGCCTGCTGCTGGCGGTGGAGCGCGTGCGCGTTGAGGCGCGCAACAGTTTCGCCAGCACCATCAGCGGCACCGACCTGATCGTCGGCGCGCGCTCCGGTTCGGTCAACCTGCTGCTGTATTCGGTGTTCCGCATCGGTAACGCCACCAATAACATCCGCTGGGACAGCTACGAACACTTCGCCGCCAACCCCCAGGTGAAATGGGCGATCCCGATTTCCCTCGGCGACTCCCACCGCGGCTACCGCGTGATGGGCACCAACGAATCGTACTTCGAGCACTATCAGTACGGGCGCAAGCAAAACCTCGAACTGGCCAGCGGCCGTGCCTTCGCCACCGACCCGTTCGAAGTGGTGCTAGGTGCCGAAGTGGCCGATGCACTGCACTACAAGCTGGGCGACAAACTGGTGCTGGCCCATGGCGTGGCAGCGGTCAGCCTGGTCAAGCACGACGACAAACCGTTCACCGTGGTCGGTATTCTCAAGCGCACCGGCACGCCGGTGGACCGCACGCTGCATATCAGCCTCGGCGGCATGGAGGCGATCCATATCGACTGGCACAACGGTGTGCCGGCCCAGGGCAAAGGCCGCATCAGCGCCGACCAGGCACGCAACATGGACCTGACCCCGCAAGCCATCACCGCCTTTATGCTTGGCCTGAACAACAAGATTTCCACCTTTGCGCTGCAACGGGAGATCAATGAATTCCGTGGCGAGCCGATGCTGGCGATCCTGCCCGGCGTGGCGCTGCAAGAGCTATGGAGCATGATGGGCACCGCTGAAAAGGCGCTGTTCGTGATCTCGCTGTTCGTGGTGCTGACCGGTTTGATCGGCATGCTCACAGCGATCCTCACCAGCCTCAACGAACGTCGGCGCGAAATGGCGATCCTGCGTTCGGTGGGCGCGCGGCCCTGGCACATTGCGACGCTGCTGATCTTCGAAGCCTTCGCCCTGGCGCTGTCCGGTGTGATCGCCGGCGTGGGTTTGCTGTATGTATGCATCGCCGCGTCGCGCGGATATCTACAGGCCAATTACGGCCTGGACCTGCCGATGTCCTGGCCGAGCGAATATGAGTGGACGTTACTGGCCGGTATCCTTGCAGCGGCACTGTTGATGGGCAGCGTGCCCGCCTGGCGTGCCTATCGACAATCTTTGGCCGACGGCCTGTCCATACGTTTATGA